The Thioclava sp. GXIMD2076 sequence ACGATAGCCGCGTCCGCATAGCAACCTATACCGATGGGCAGGTCTATCGCCTTCGCGTGAGCCTGACGCATGTTACTTCTGTCGAATTTGGACAGGGCGAAACCATCCGCTCGATCATCGCAGGGGACACCGAGGGCTTTCAGCTCGACGGCGTTCCTGGGGGCCGCGCCTTCGCTGTGAAACCTTTGGCGCGCGGCGTCAGCACAAACATCACCGTCTACACCAACCAGCGCAGCTACTACTTCAACGTCACGGAGTCGTCGTCGCCAACCTACTACGTTGTGCAATTCCAATATCCTCAGTCCCGTGCCCGCCCGAAGAACGCCGTCGCGCAGCGAGCGCCCAACTATAATTATGCAGCGAGCGGCAGAACGGAAATCACGCCGGTCACGGTCTGGGATGATGGCACCTTCACCTATTTCCGGTTTGCGCCGAACGCGCCGGTCCCTGCTGTCTTCCAATATTCGTCAGGTCGAGAGCGCACGGTGAACAGCCAACAGATCGAAGATGGCGTTATTCGCGTGTCTGGGGTGAACCGTCGATGGGTGCTGCGCCTTGGCGACACCATCGTTTGCATTGAGGAAAACACCGCAGGAGGCACGGGCTCATGAGCG is a genomic window containing:
- a CDS encoding TrbG/VirB9 family P-type conjugative transfer protein is translated as MKFLKTSLLSVALALATAPAFAESNPRAGSHDSRVRIATYTDGQVYRLRVSLTHVTSVEFGQGETIRSIIAGDTEGFQLDGVPGGRAFAVKPLARGVSTNITVYTNQRSYYFNVTESSSPTYYVVQFQYPQSRARPKNAVAQRAPNYNYAASGRTEITPVTVWDDGTFTYFRFAPNAPVPAVFQYSSGRERTVNSQQIEDGVIRVSGVNRRWVLRLGDTIVCIEENTAGGTGS